A DNA window from Nitrospinota bacterium contains the following coding sequences:
- the mnmG gene encoding tRNA uridine-5-carboxymethylaminomethyl(34) synthesis enzyme MnmG, protein MKYDVIVIGGGHAGCEAAHASAKLGCATAMILPDIKSIARMSCNPAIGGPGKSQIVSEIDALGGLMASVTDRSGIQFRTLNASKGAAVRANRAQADTAVYENVMMETLQAVENLSMVEGSVSGIIAEGGKVLGVRLKSGEELPCKALIVCTGTFLNGLLHTGMESRPGGRNGEPPSKDLSESLKKIGFELSRMKTGTPPRLHRDTINYSKLAIQPGDIPPRPFSFFTEKLERPAVPCHLTWTNEKTHEVIRRSFDRSPLFTGVIEGIGPRYCPSIEDKVVRFPERNSHHIFIEPVSQSSSLVYPNGISTSLPADVQLDFVRTVSGLEDAQIVIPGYAVEYDFAPPTQIFPTLETKLVSNLYFAGQINGTSGYEEAAGQGILAGINAALKLQGREPVIFRRQESYIGVMVDDLTTLGTDEPYRMFTSRAEHRLLLRQDNADTRFCGIGREIGLLPEEKYLFFLDKQRKIKKLVSRLKAEQLTPSKENLQKLKNAGLPEPADILSLAQYLKRPDVSLKDESVFGDMSEFTQDEIERSEIEIKYEGYITRQKQWIKELEGVDKMPLGRETDYKNISGLSREVVQKLESVRPVTFGQASRISGVTPAALSMLLIHLKTGGGKTKHVPPNE, encoded by the coding sequence ATGAAGTACGACGTAATCGTGATTGGCGGAGGGCATGCCGGGTGCGAGGCGGCACACGCATCGGCAAAGCTCGGTTGCGCCACAGCGATGATCCTCCCCGATATAAAAAGCATCGCAAGGATGTCGTGCAATCCCGCTATCGGGGGGCCGGGGAAGAGCCAGATAGTATCGGAGATCGATGCCCTCGGCGGGCTGATGGCCTCCGTTACCGACCGAAGCGGAATACAGTTCCGCACCCTCAACGCCAGCAAGGGAGCGGCTGTCCGGGCAAACAGGGCGCAGGCCGATACTGCCGTCTATGAGAACGTGATGATGGAAACCCTCCAGGCGGTGGAGAACCTTTCAATGGTCGAGGGGAGCGTGTCCGGCATAATCGCGGAGGGGGGGAAGGTACTGGGCGTTCGCCTCAAATCCGGCGAGGAGCTTCCATGCAAAGCGTTGATAGTCTGTACCGGGACATTTCTCAACGGCCTTCTGCACACCGGGATGGAGAGCAGGCCAGGGGGGAGGAACGGTGAGCCCCCCTCGAAGGATCTCTCCGAATCGTTAAAAAAAATCGGCTTTGAGCTGAGCAGAATGAAAACAGGCACCCCGCCAAGACTACACCGCGACACCATCAACTACTCAAAACTCGCCATTCAGCCCGGCGATATTCCGCCAAGACCCTTTTCATTCTTCACAGAAAAACTCGAAAGGCCGGCAGTCCCGTGCCATCTCACATGGACAAACGAAAAAACCCACGAGGTGATAAGGAGATCGTTCGACCGCTCCCCGCTCTTCACGGGGGTGATCGAAGGTATCGGCCCCAGGTATTGCCCATCCATCGAAGACAAGGTGGTCCGTTTCCCGGAGCGGAACTCGCATCACATATTCATAGAGCCTGTCTCGCAAAGCTCCTCTCTTGTCTATCCGAACGGAATATCAACCTCGCTTCCGGCTGACGTACAGTTGGATTTCGTTCGCACCGTGAGCGGGCTTGAGGATGCGCAAATTGTTATCCCCGGCTACGCGGTTGAATACGATTTCGCTCCACCGACGCAGATCTTCCCTACGCTTGAAACGAAACTTGTATCTAACCTCTATTTTGCCGGACAGATAAACGGCACTTCCGGGTACGAAGAGGCGGCGGGACAGGGGATCCTCGCCGGAATAAACGCCGCATTGAAACTGCAAGGAAGGGAACCGGTCATCTTCCGGCGCCAGGAGAGCTACATCGGCGTAATGGTGGACGACCTCACCACGCTTGGGACAGACGAACCTTACAGGATGTTCACCTCCCGCGCCGAGCACCGGCTTCTGCTGAGACAGGATAACGCAGACACCCGCTTCTGCGGTATCGGAAGGGAAATAGGCCTCCTCCCGGAAGAGAAGTACCTTTTCTTTCTTGATAAACAGCGGAAGATAAAAAAACTGGTCTCCCGCCTGAAAGCGGAACAGCTCACGCCGTCGAAAGAGAACCTGCAAAAACTCAAGAATGCCGGTCTGCCGGAACCTGCCGATATATTGAGCCTCGCGCAATACCTGAAAAGACCGGACGTCTCGCTGAAGGATGAATCGGTTTTCGGGGATATGTCGGAATTTACCCAGGACGAGATCGAAAGAAGCGAGATAGAGATAAAGTATGAAGGGTACATCACCCGCCAGAAGCAGTGGATAAAGGAGTTGGAAGGGGTAGACAAAATGCCTCTCGGCAGGGAGACCGACTACAAAAATATCTCCGGCCTCTCCAGGGAGGTTGTTCAAAAACTTGAAAGTGTCCGCCCTGTCACATTCGGACAGGCGTCGAGGATCTCCGGCGTTACCCCCGCCGCGCTCTCTATGCTTTTAATCCATTTGAAAACAGGGGGCGGGAAGACAAAACATGTCCCCCCCAATGAGTGA
- a CDS encoding type II secretion system F family protein, translating into MPIFSYMATDPSGKTATGVMEAPDKDAVIEKLQRERFFPISIEPQRKSRKGGLELPFMKKSLSPKETMNFTSQMATLLRSGMEIDRCLNVLLELADTEKGRETIRRIRDSVNGGDTLSTAMGKQKGAFTTLYLSMVRAGETGGFLEKTFDRLAWFLDSRMKMIESIKSALVYPAVVALTGFAAILVLATNVIPRFASIFEKMGGELPASTRFLVASSNFILNNWIVLSIAIFAVIAGIKAYISSENGKRKWDALLFHVPLVGDIIKKSSVAQFTRTLGTLLQSGVPIVEALEIVKLTLSNTVISDAVGKTIQDVKEGRRISKRLKDTGVFPTLAVHMTLVGEETGTLDEMMLRMAHIYDGEVETSVKRALTLFEPAMILVMGLGVAFIVVSMLTAIVSINDLPF; encoded by the coding sequence ATGCCGATCTTCAGCTACATGGCTACCGACCCTTCCGGGAAAACTGCTACCGGCGTTATGGAAGCCCCGGACAAGGACGCGGTAATAGAAAAACTTCAGCGGGAAAGGTTTTTCCCCATCTCCATCGAACCTCAAAGAAAGTCCAGAAAAGGAGGGCTGGAACTTCCGTTCATGAAAAAATCGCTCTCGCCAAAAGAGACGATGAACTTCACCAGCCAGATGGCAACGCTCCTTCGTTCCGGAATGGAGATCGACAGATGCCTCAATGTGCTTCTTGAACTCGCGGATACCGAAAAAGGGCGCGAAACGATACGGCGCATAAGAGACTCGGTTAACGGCGGGGACACTCTCTCGACGGCGATGGGGAAGCAGAAGGGGGCCTTCACCACGCTCTACCTGAGCATGGTAAGAGCCGGCGAGACGGGAGGATTCCTTGAAAAAACCTTTGACCGCCTTGCATGGTTCCTCGATAGCAGGATGAAAATGATCGAATCCATAAAATCGGCGCTTGTGTATCCCGCGGTCGTCGCACTTACAGGTTTTGCCGCGATACTTGTACTCGCTACAAATGTGATACCGCGCTTTGCCTCCATCTTCGAAAAGATGGGTGGGGAGCTTCCCGCCTCGACAAGGTTCCTTGTGGCTTCCAGCAATTTCATACTTAACAACTGGATCGTACTTTCAATCGCGATCTTCGCTGTCATCGCGGGGATAAAAGCGTATATCTCTTCCGAGAACGGGAAAAGAAAATGGGACGCTCTCCTTTTCCACGTCCCTCTTGTCGGAGATATAATAAAAAAATCTTCCGTAGCGCAATTTACCAGAACCCTCGGCACCCTTTTGCAAAGCGGAGTTCCGATAGTCGAAGCGCTCGAAATAGTGAAACTGACACTCTCCAATACCGTCATATCCGATGCGGTTGGCAAAACGATCCAGGACGTCAAGGAAGGGAGAAGGATATCAAAAAGATTGAAAGATACAGGAGTATTCCCTACTCTTGCGGTTCATATGACGCTGGTCGGTGAAGAGACCGGCACCCTTGACGAAATGATGCTCAGAATGGCGCACATTTACGACGGGGAGGTGGAGACAAGCGTTAAAAGGGCTCTGACCCTATTTGAACCCGCAATGATCCTTGTGATGGGCCTAGGCGTCGCGTTTATCGTTGTCTCCATGCTTACCGCAATCGTATCGATAAACGACCTCCCGTTTTAA
- the gspE gene encoding type II secretion system ATPase GspE — translation MSELGTIEQILKNSGRIPEENWRSIKNQSAAGRQSLWKTAVALGYVSEIEVLKAIAEKFNLHLYDKGDLPESSFDLKRHNVSLGFLSENKIYPVKTSGEVVEAVVNDPASIPLVEAMFVGEDKTVVASLATENLIHHAIEKRFGTGASVMESIVDRVGAMDSMAGEDEEESIDSLADLASGAPVIKIVNLLISRAVETGASDIHIEPFEKILYVRYRIDGVLHGMEAPPLKMHPSIVSRVKIMARLNIAEKRLPQDGRMRSRIGGRDIDMRVSIIPTVYGESVVIRILDRGNVLVELEKLGFPENELTILNEIIKRPYGMLLVTGPTGSGKTTTLYAALQKINTPDKKIITIEDPVEYQMQGVNQIPVRPNIGLTFQNGLRSIVRQDPDVIMVGEIRDVETAEIAIQASLTGHMVFSTVHTNDSAGAITRLLDMGVEHYLISSALVGALAQRLVRILCTSCRTPYKPDRETLKMISGKSSAIDTTIYRENGCVECAHTGYRGRIGIYELLNIDDEIRNLILSKTSSHIIKEKAREKGLITLREDGWRKVREGITSVSEVIRVTTAEVI, via the coding sequence TTGAGCGAACTTGGAACCATAGAACAGATACTTAAAAATTCCGGGCGGATACCGGAAGAGAACTGGAGATCTATAAAAAATCAGTCCGCCGCCGGAAGGCAATCGCTCTGGAAAACCGCTGTAGCGCTTGGATATGTATCCGAGATAGAGGTGCTTAAGGCGATCGCGGAAAAATTCAATCTCCATCTTTACGACAAGGGGGATCTCCCGGAATCTTCTTTCGATCTGAAACGCCACAACGTATCTCTCGGCTTTCTTTCGGAAAACAAAATATACCCGGTGAAGACAAGCGGCGAGGTGGTGGAAGCTGTCGTAAACGACCCCGCGTCGATACCTCTTGTTGAAGCGATGTTCGTCGGAGAGGATAAAACAGTAGTCGCGAGTCTGGCAACCGAAAATCTAATCCATCACGCGATAGAAAAACGGTTCGGCACAGGAGCCTCGGTCATGGAATCGATCGTCGACAGGGTCGGCGCCATGGATAGTATGGCCGGCGAAGACGAGGAGGAAAGCATCGATTCCCTCGCCGACCTGGCAAGCGGCGCACCTGTCATCAAGATAGTAAACCTCCTTATCTCCCGCGCCGTAGAAACAGGCGCCTCCGATATTCACATAGAACCTTTTGAAAAGATCCTGTATGTCAGGTACCGCATAGACGGCGTTCTGCACGGGATGGAAGCTCCCCCTCTGAAAATGCACCCTTCGATCGTTTCCAGAGTGAAGATCATGGCAAGACTGAACATAGCGGAGAAGAGGCTTCCGCAGGACGGGAGAATGCGGAGTAGGATAGGAGGGAGGGATATCGACATGCGCGTATCCATAATCCCGACCGTTTACGGCGAATCGGTGGTAATCAGGATTCTCGATCGCGGAAACGTCCTGGTAGAACTTGAAAAACTAGGCTTCCCCGAGAATGAACTGACGATCCTGAACGAAATCATTAAAAGACCGTACGGAATGCTTTTGGTGACCGGCCCTACCGGTAGCGGAAAAACAACAACTCTTTACGCGGCGCTTCAAAAGATTAACACGCCGGACAAAAAGATAATCACCATCGAAGACCCGGTCGAATACCAGATGCAGGGAGTGAACCAGATACCGGTGCGTCCGAATATCGGGCTTACTTTCCAAAACGGCCTCAGGTCGATAGTCAGGCAGGACCCGGACGTAATAATGGTGGGAGAAATCAGAGATGTGGAGACGGCGGAGATCGCCATCCAGGCTTCCCTTACGGGCCACATGGTTTTCTCGACTGTCCATACAAACGATTCCGCCGGAGCGATAACCCGCCTCCTCGATATGGGTGTGGAACATTACCTGATAAGCTCCGCGCTGGTCGGTGCGCTTGCCCAAAGGCTCGTGCGAATACTCTGCACATCATGCCGAACCCCATACAAGCCCGACAGGGAAACATTGAAAATGATATCGGGCAAATCCTCCGCCATCGACACCACCATCTACCGTGAGAACGGATGCGTAGAGTGCGCCCATACAGGATACCGCGGGAGGATCGGGATCTATGAACTCCTTAATATCGATGACGAAATACGAAATCTTATTCTCTCGAAAACCAGCTCGCACATCATCAAGGAGAAAGCCCGCGAAAAGGGGCTCATCACACTTCGCGAAGACGGCTGGAGAAAAGTGCGCGAAGGTATCACGTCAGTCTCTGAAGTGATAAGAGTTACGACTGCCGAGGTCATCTGA
- a CDS encoding zinc ribbon domain-containing protein has translation MECPDCGANLNDGASVCTECGIVLKDFDKDHKINLMSNIDKQTFKNLHDKEGSMFSPGFIVIGIILTIISYYAMTKENPVKGMVMGPQLYRDPTPEEKWDMQISKRERLKKEKDEKEKALKPKESR, from the coding sequence ATGGAATGTCCTGATTGCGGAGCAAATCTGAATGACGGCGCATCCGTTTGCACTGAATGCGGGATTGTGTTGAAGGATTTTGACAAGGATCACAAGATAAACCTGATGTCGAATATCGACAAGCAGACTTTCAAGAATCTTCACGATAAGGAAGGTAGCATGTTTTCCCCTGGTTTTATTGTAATTGGAATAATCCTGACGATTATTTCCTATTACGCCATGACAAAGGAAAACCCGGTAAAGGGGATGGTCATGGGCCCGCAGTTGTACCGCGATCCGACGCCTGAAGAGAAGTGGGACATGCAGATATCGAAACGGGAGAGGCTGAAAAAGGAAAAGGATGAAAAGGAGAAAGCCTTAAAGCCGAAAGAGAGCAGGTAG
- the rsmG gene encoding 16S rRNA (guanine(527)-N(7))-methyltransferase RsmG, with the protein MSIGNFESMMNDHQREKIEKYLAELYRWNKKINLTSVDEEKAWETLVEPSLAMLEFFPSHEGLKVFDIGSGGGIPAIILAVAMPGNTFFAVESVAKKCDFLTHIVAMLKIENLLPLNVHTSSILEKEEYFESADVVTSRQVKPKEVLEAARHLLHGGGVAILHRSPKEDYEEPGFRLTGSNNSSVSLTME; encoded by the coding sequence TTGTCTATTGGTAACTTTGAGAGCATGATGAACGACCACCAGCGGGAAAAAATAGAAAAATACCTTGCGGAACTTTACCGCTGGAACAAAAAGATCAACCTCACCTCGGTCGATGAAGAGAAGGCATGGGAGACCCTCGTGGAGCCGTCGCTGGCGATGCTCGAATTCTTCCCCTCGCATGAAGGATTAAAGGTATTCGACATCGGCTCGGGGGGCGGGATACCTGCGATAATCCTGGCGGTCGCGATGCCGGGGAACACGTTCTTCGCAGTTGAATCTGTCGCGAAGAAGTGCGATTTCCTTACGCACATCGTCGCTATGCTGAAGATCGAGAACCTCCTCCCGCTTAACGTCCACACAAGTTCGATCCTTGAAAAGGAGGAGTATTTCGAGTCGGCTGATGTGGTCACGTCAAGACAGGTAAAGCCGAAGGAAGTTCTGGAAGCGGCCCGCCATCTCCTGCATGGCGGCGGGGTGGCTATTCTCCATAGATCGCCGAAAGAGGATTACGAGGAACCCGGTTTCAGGCTGACAGGCTCGAACAACAGCTCCGTCTCCCTGACAATGGAGTGA
- a CDS encoding (Fe-S)-binding protein, producing the protein MDKYTKLEELKSNINKCVLCAGCHAGCPTYQHSRMEHDSARGKVLLAGALMRGEIEPDKKLMEKFEHCLTCMNCREVCPAGAEPVKVINAARSEIFTRTNGNRTARYIYNSILPEKRFLSMFSKGMALATSIFRLLPSMPGLPFVKDGRKRIFPNFKLGNLKKDLPDVIPADGKPLLKAAYFTGCMADAAFHDTGKAVIDLLHSAGIEVHLFRDEVCCSAPAYFAGDHDSSKVMADKNIELFTSREVDLIVTSCATCGSMLKEIYPKIASHPKKEEFSEKIIDYQKLIADKLTEKIKYEKGGTPLRVTYHDPCHLNRGMNINKEPREILKKLPGVEFVEMENPGSCCGGAGSFALKFYGDSVDIGRSKGEAIAKSGADMVVTACPSCRMQLKDIATRYAPGVEVTDTAVLLGKLLKK; encoded by the coding sequence ATGGATAAATACACGAAACTCGAAGAGCTGAAATCGAACATCAACAAATGCGTACTCTGCGCCGGGTGCCACGCCGGATGCCCTACCTATCAGCACTCCCGAATGGAACACGATTCCGCGCGCGGCAAGGTGCTTCTAGCAGGCGCGTTGATGAGAGGCGAGATAGAGCCGGACAAAAAGCTGATGGAAAAATTCGAGCACTGTCTCACCTGCATGAACTGCCGGGAGGTCTGCCCCGCCGGAGCCGAACCGGTAAAGGTAATTAACGCGGCGAGAAGCGAGATTTTCACGCGAACGAACGGGAACAGGACAGCACGCTACATATATAACAGCATCCTGCCTGAAAAAAGGTTCCTCTCCATGTTCTCGAAAGGGATGGCACTGGCAACGTCCATTTTCAGGCTTCTCCCCTCAATGCCCGGACTCCCCTTTGTAAAGGATGGAAGGAAGCGTATCTTTCCGAATTTTAAACTCGGAAATCTTAAAAAGGATCTCCCCGATGTAATTCCGGCAGACGGAAAACCGCTTCTTAAAGCTGCCTATTTTACCGGTTGCATGGCAGACGCGGCATTTCACGACACCGGCAAGGCTGTAATAGATCTCCTTCATTCCGCCGGCATTGAGGTGCATCTTTTCAGGGACGAGGTATGCTGTTCCGCTCCCGCCTATTTCGCCGGTGATCATGATAGCTCGAAAGTGATGGCGGATAAAAATATCGAACTTTTCACCTCAAGGGAGGTCGATCTTATCGTCACGAGTTGCGCCACTTGCGGGTCGATGCTGAAAGAGATCTACCCGAAGATCGCGAGCCACCCCAAAAAAGAGGAATTTTCAGAAAAGATCATCGACTATCAGAAACTGATTGCCGATAAACTCACGGAAAAAATCAAATACGAAAAAGGGGGAACACCTCTCCGTGTTACATACCACGACCCATGCCATCTGAACAGGGGGATGAACATAAACAAGGAGCCGAGAGAGATACTGAAAAAACTTCCCGGCGTTGAATTCGTTGAGATGGAAAATCCGGGGAGCTGTTGCGGAGGCGCCGGCTCGTTTGCGCTGAAGTTTTACGGCGACTCCGTAGACATTGGACGAAGCAAGGGGGAGGCGATAGCAAAATCGGGAGCGGATATGGTTGTAACCGCATGCCCGTCATGCCGGATGCAGTTGAAGGATATTGCCACCCGCTATGCTCCCGGAGTAGAAGTGACCGATACAGCCGTTTTATTAGGGAAACTCCTTAAGAAGTGA